In Trichoplusia ni isolate ovarian cell line Hi5 chromosome 2 unlocalized genomic scaffold, tn1 tig00001536_group1, whole genome shotgun sequence, the following proteins share a genomic window:
- the LOC113506161 gene encoding rab GDP dissociation inhibitor alpha-like yields the protein MDEEYDAIVLGTGLKECILSGMLSVSGKKVLHIDRNKYYGGESASITPLEELFAKFNAPAPDETYGRGRDWNVDLIPKLLMANGLLVKLLIHTGVTRYLEFKSVEGSYVYKGGKISKVPVDQKEALASDLMGMFEKRRFRNFLIYVQDFQEDDAKTWKDFDPSTANMQSLYDKFGLDKNTQDFTGHALALYLNDNYLQQPAIQTIRRIKLYSDSLARYGKSPYLYPMYGLGELPQGFARLSAIYGGTYMLDKPIDEIVLGEGGKVVGVRSGNEIAKCKQVYCDPSYVPDRVRKKAQVIRCICLLDHPIPNTKDALSTQIIIPQKQVGRNSDIYISVVSYTHQVAAKGWFIAMVSTTVETNDPESEIKPGLDLLGPIRQKFVSVSDYYEPLDDGTQSQIFISESYDATTHFETTCLDVIKIYKFGTGEEFDFSKVKVELGEEEQ from the coding sequence ATGGATGAAGAATACGACGCAATAGTTCTGGGAACCGGCTTGAAGGAATGCATTCTCAGTGGAATGCTCTCCGTGTCCGGAAAAAAGGTATTGCACATTGATCGTAATAAGTACTACGGCGGTGAATCTGCGTCAATTACCCCGTTAGAAGAATTGTTCGCAAAGTTCAACGCACCGGCCCCTGATGAAACATACGGCCGAGGTCGCGACTGGAATGTAGATTTGATTCCTAAACTTTTAATGGCCAATGGGCTCCTTGTGAAACTACTCATTCACACGGGTGTGACCCGATATTTGGAATTCAAATCCGTGGAAGGCAGCTATGTCTACAAAGGAGGAAAGATATCGAAAGTGCCCGTCGACCAAAAAGAGGCGTTGGCGTCCGATCTTATGGGGATGTTCGAGAAAAGGCGCTTCCGCAACTTCCTAATTTACGTTCAAGATTTCCAGGAAGATGATGCCAAGACTTGGAAAGATTTTGACCCTAGTACGGCCAACATGCAGTCGCTGTATGACAAATTTGGTCTTGACAAGAACACTCAAGACTTCACCGGCCATGCACTGGCCCTCTACCTCAATGATAACTACCTCCAGCAACCTGCTATACAAACCATTCGCCGCATTAAACTTTACTCTGACTCACTTGCAAGATATGGAAAGTCTCCCTACCTGTACCCCATGTACGGTCTGGGTGAGTTGCCCCAAGGATTTGCTCGTCTCTCTGCCATTTATGGAGGCACCTACATGTTGGACAAACCCATTGATGAAATAGTTCTTGGAGAGGGTGGAAAAGTTGTTGGTGTACGCTCTGGCAATGAAATTGCCAAATGTAAGCAGGTGTACTGCGACCCCAGCTATGTACCTGACCGTGTCCGCAAGAAGGCCCAGGTCATCCGATGCATCTGTTTATTGGATCACCCCATTCCAAACACTAAAGATGCTCTATCTACCCAAATTATCATTCCCCAAAAACAAGTAGGCAGGAATTCTGACATTTACATATCTGTTGTGTCCTACACACATCAGGTGGCAGCCAAGGGCTGGTTCATTGCTATGGTGTCTACCACGGTTGAGACCAATGACCCAGAATCTGAAATCAAGCCTGGTTTGGACCTCCTTGGTCCCATCCGACAGAAGTTTGTGTCTGTATCGGACTACTATGAGCCACTGGATGATGGCACTCAGAGCCAAATCTTCATATCTGAGTCTTATGATGCCACCACACACTTTGAGACAACCTGCTTAGATGTGATCAAAATATACAAGTTTGGCACAGGTGAAGAGTTTGACTTCTCCAAAGTTAAAGTGGAGCTTGGAGAGGAAGAACAGTGA